A region from the Benincasa hispida cultivar B227 chromosome 10, ASM972705v1, whole genome shotgun sequence genome encodes:
- the LOC120089369 gene encoding serine/threonine-protein kinase pakA yields the protein MEQSRNDQFQCTPMQYGFGELQPAYKSSVENPMSIVNMQSDGRTMDLRMSEVKPVLNYSIQTGEEFAFEFMRDRANSRKPLVSDSVSDPSCASGYMDLKGILGLSTGSECGSDNSMITSMEKGSKDFERKNSSLHGDRNNHGSAHYKSREPSRYDSGRAIGHGYASSGTSEGSSAKMKVLCSFGGKILPRPSDSKLRYVGGETRIIRIKKDISWQELMQKTSTIYNETYAIKYQLPGEDLDALVSVSCDEDLQNMMEECNEFKDDKGSKKLRIFLFSMSDLDEGHFSMGNVDNDSEIQYVVAVNGMDSGTRKSSNLHGLSNFSANNLDEADGQSIERGTVLRDLVGVNASALTGNLASSSLQSSQPVRASVSNAYETFVQTYHEPQGQYPEIPLTQLKGKLNDSFEKEIRHESDCSSNPSQLFNGNPIPMTYNTSDKKSTPVSIAQGEFPFLTPKNETELQGSEGFSSLPASGNPIVSRSSDMPSNAYTHGYMDNESQIVDLSLLEPPAVSQRVYYSERIPRGQEELLNRLSKSDDSHGSQFLISHSQSDQDQIPGSIVKLQDRSSNYESENSIPMEKPSHTDTKVRNDELSHIQNGRNINEAVSERNWNISHDGDNELKLQNNFDVSHDSKVDGVVKAGKELNYPVNNNEKLAGVKLSRPESELPALGQVSSVKNQEDLLQLNLGEVVGMRCTDENTLKQSQLASKEENLINNVTEKPSTGNVPKPVQGDIVIDIGDRFSRDFLFDIFSKATEDSLDTSSQLPNDGTGLSLDVENHEPKGWSYFQNLAQEKFVQNDVSLIDQDHIGFPSAPKTVGDDFTPLTTMIREESQLNFGDDQKVLHRISGNDGTNFLSRYDHSRLNGIDSSQFDAMMENLKTLEYRHEDVKVEAKDSGLPPHDPSLGNFDPNTLQIIMNDDLEELKELGSGTFGTVYHGKWRGTDVAIKRIKKTCFMGRSSELERLTVEFWREADILSKLHHPNVVAFYGVVQDGPGGTLATVTEFMVNGSLRNVLLSKDKHLDRRKKLIIAMDAAFGMEYLHSKNIVHFDLKCDNLLVNLMDHKRPICKVADFGLSKIKRNTLVSGGVRGTLPWMAPELLNGSSNKVSEKVDVFSFGIVLWEILTGEEPYANMHYGAIIGGIVNNTLRPTIPRHCDPEWRSLMEHCWAPNPADRPSFTEVAGRLRVMSAAAGSQTKAQGPNIPRS from the exons ATGGAACAGTCAAGAAATGACCAGTTCCAGTGCACTCCCATGCAATATGGATTCGGGGAACTCCAACCTGCATATAAATCATCCGTAGAGAACCCTATGAGCATTGTTAACATGCAAAGTGATGGAAGAACCATGGACCTTAGGATGTCAGAGGTTAAGCCTGTCCTTAATTACTCCATACAGACAGGTGAGGAGTTTGCTTTTGAGTTTATGCGTGACCGAGCTAATTCCCGGAAACCACTTGTTTCAGACTCCGTTAGTGACCCCAGTTGTGCATCTGGTTATATGGATCTAAAAGGAATTTTAGGCCTTAGTACCGGGTCTGAATGTGGCTCAGATAATTCTATGATTACTTCAATGGAAAAAGGGTCAAAAGATTTTGAGCGAAAAAACTCTTCACTCCATGGAGACAGGAACAACCATGGATCGGCTCATTACAAATCACGGGAGCCATCAAGATATGATAGTGGTCGTGCAATTGGTCATGGCTATGCGTCTTCTGGAACTTCTGAGGGCTCATCGGCAAAGATGAAAGTCCTCTGCAGTTTTGGTGGGAAAATTTTACCTCGTCCAAGTGATAGTAAGTTGAGATATGTTGGGGGTGAAACACGCATCATTCGGATAAAAAAGGACATCTCTTGGCAGGAGCTTATGCAGAAAACATCAACAATCTATAATGAAACATATGCAATTAAATATCAGCTCCCCGGTGAGGACCTTGATGCGTTGGTTTCAGTTtcttgtgatgaggatctccaGAATATGATGGAGGAGTGTAATGAATTCAAAGATGATAAAGGATCCAAAAAACTTAGAATTTTTCTGTTTTCAATGAGTGATTTGGATGAAGGCCATTTTTCTATGGGTAATGTGGATAATGACTCTGAGATCCAGTATGTTGTGGCAGTCAATGGCATGGACAGTGGTACAAGAAAAAGCTCAAACCTGCATGGCTTATCAAATTTTTCTGCCAATAACCTGGATGAGGCAGATGGACAAAGCATTGAAAGGGGTACAGTTCTTAGGGACTTGGTTGGTGTCAATGCGTCGGCCTTAACTGGTAATCTTGCCTCGTCATCCTTGCAGTCTTCCCAACCTGTTCGGGCAAGTGTCTCTAATGCTTATGAAACCTTTGTACAGACTTATCATGAACCTCAAGGACAATATCCGGAGATACCATTAACACAGTTGAAAGGTAAGTTAAATGATTCATTTGAGAAAGAGATTCGTCATGAAAGTGACTGCTCCTCAAACCCTTCTCAATTGTTTAATGGCAATCCCATTCCCATGACTTATAATACTTCGGATAAAAAATCAACACCAGTTTCCATTGCGCAAGGTGAGTTTCCCTTCTTAACTCCCAAGAATGAGACGGAGCTCCAGGGTTCTGAAGGGTTTTCTTCACTGCCTGCTTCTGGAAATCCTATAGTTTCTAGATCAAGTGACATGCCATCGAATGCATATACTCATGGTTATATGGACAATGAATCCCAGATTGTTGATTTGAGTCTCCTTGAGCCTCCAGCTGTTTCGCAAAGAGTGTATTACTCTGAGAGAATTCCTAGGGGGCAGGAGGAGTTACTGAATCGGTTATCGAAGTCTGATGATTCGCATGGTTCCCAGTTTCTAATCTCTCATTCACAGTCTGATCAGGACCAGATTCCAGGCTCCATTGTCAAATTGCAAGATCGCAGCAGTAATTACGAATCTGAAAATTCCATTCCAATGGAAAAACCATCACATACTGATACTAAAGTCAGGAATGATGAGCTTTCCCATATTCAAAATGGCAGAAATATTAATGAGGCAGTTAGCGAAAGGAATTGGAATATTTCACACGATGGTGATAACGAGTTGAAGTTGCAGAATAACTTTGATGTTTCACATGATTCAAAAGTAGATGGGGTTGTTAAGGCTGGCAAGGAGCTGAATTACCCAGTGAATAACAATGAGAAGCTTGCAGGTGTTAAATTAAGTCGACCTGAATCAGAATTACCTGCTCTTGGCCAAGTATCTTCTGTAAAGAATCAGGAGGATCTTTTGCAGCTCAACTTGGGCGAGGTTGTTGGAATGAGGTGTACAGATGAAAATACTCTTAAGCAATCTCAGTTAGCTTCTAAggaagaaaatttaattaacaatGTTACTGAAAAACCATCCACGGGAAATGTTCCCAAACCAGTTCAAGGAGACATCGTTATAGATATTGGTGATCGATTTTCTCGTGATTTCTTATTTGATATATTCTCCAAAGCAACCGAGGATTCATTAGATACTAGCAGCCAACTGCCCAACGACGGAACTGGGTTGAGTCTTGATGTGGAAAATCATGAACCTAAGGGCTGGTCATATTTCCAAAATTTGGCTCAAGAAAAGTTTGTTCAAAATGATGTTTCTCTTATTGACCAAGATCACATTGGTTTTCCATCTGCTCCTAAGACTGTGGGAGATGATTTTACACCTTTAACAACTATGATACGTGAAGAGTCCCAGCTCAATTTTGGTGATGACCAGAAAGTGTTACATAGGATAAGTGGAAATGATGGCACCAATTTTCTTTCGCGTTATGATCATTCCCGACTGAATGGCATTGATAGTTCGCAATTTGATGCTATGATGGAAAACCTAAAGACATTAGAGTATAGGCATGAG GATGTTAAGGTAGAAGCTAAGGACAGTGGCTTACCTCCTCATGATCCTTCTTTGGGAAATTTTGATCCTAATACATTGCAG ATCATAATGAACGATGATCTTGAAGAGTTGAAGGAATTGGGTTCTGGTACTTTCGGCACTGTCTATCATGGAAAGTGGAGAGGAACTGATGTGGCTATTAAGAGAATTAAGAAAACCTGCTTTATGGGTCGATCGTCAGAGCTAGAGAGATTG ACTGTAGAGTTCTGGAGGGAAGCCGACATTCTTTCAAAACTTCACCATCCCAACGTGGTAGCATTTTATGGTGTTGTGCAAGATGGTCCTGGTGGAACATTAGCTACTGTGACAGAGTTCATGGTTAATGGTTCCCTTCGAAATGTTTTGCTTTCCAAGGATAA GCATCTTGATCGACGTAAGAAGCTAATAATTGCTATGGATGCAGCATTCGGAATGGAATATTTACACTCAAAAAATATTGtccattttgatttaaaatgCGATAATTTGCTTGTGAACTTAATGGATCATAAAAGACCAATTTGCAAG GTAGCTGATTTCGGTCTCTCGAAGATCAAGCGAAATACCTTGGTGTCTGGTGGTGTAAGAGGAACCCTCCCATGGATGGCACCTGAACTACTAAATGGTAGCAGCAATAAGGTTTCTGAGAAG GTTGACGTGTTCTCTTTTGGTATCGTCTTATGGGAGATTCTCACGGGAGAGGAACCATATGCGAACATGCATTATGGGGCTATCATAG GGGGTATTGTGAATAACACATTGAGACCAACCATTCCAAGGCACTGTGATCCTGAATGGAGAAGTTTGATGGAACATTGCTGGGCACCGAATCCTGCAGATAGGCCATCCTTCACCGAAGTTGCTGGCCGCTTGCGCGTTATGTCAGCAGCTGCTGGTAGCCAAACAAAAGCACAAGGTCCCAATATACCAAGGTCATAA